In the Sediminitomix flava genome, one interval contains:
- the rpsM gene encoding 30S ribosomal protein S13, with protein MARISGVDIPDNKRGIISLTYIFGIGRPSAAVILEKAGVDADKQVKDWTDEEAQSIREIITNDFKTEGELKSEIQLNIKRLMDIGCYRGLRHRKGLPLRGQRTKNNSRTRKGKRKTVAGKKK; from the coding sequence ATGGCACGTATTTCAGGTGTTGATATTCCAGATAATAAGAGAGGAATCATTTCTCTTACTTATATCTTCGGAATTGGAAGACCATCTGCTGCAGTGATCTTGGAGAAAGCAGGAGTAGATGCAGATAAGCAGGTGAAAGATTGGACTGATGAAGAGGCTCAAAGCATCAGGGAAATCATCACAAACGATTTCAAAACTGAAGGTGAGTTGAAATCAGAGATCCAATTGAACATCAAGCGTTTGATGGACATTGGTTGTTACAGAGGTTTGCGTCACAGAAAAGGATTACCTTTGAGAGGACAAAGAACTAAAAACAACTCTCGTACTCGTAAAGGTAAGAGAAAAACTGTAGCAGGTAAGAAGAAGTAA
- the rpmJ gene encoding 50S ribosomal protein L36: protein MKVKASIKKRSSDDKIIRRKGKLYVINKKNPRHKQRQG from the coding sequence ATGAAAGTTAAAGCTTCAATTAAGAAGAGAAGTTCTGATGATAAGATCATCAGACGTAAAGGTAAGCTTTACGTGATTAACAAAAAGAATCCTCGTCATAAGCAAAGACAAGGATAA